In Bythopirellula goksoeyrii, a single window of DNA contains:
- a CDS encoding universal stress protein produces MKRFKNILVGVDLADKEQIVANEMSSATSTAIENGLWLAKHNNAQLVFFTALEIPHYLRFVAEERGDVESSLSGEYEERLNTLVQRAKREGIKASYVLTVGKSWVELIRQVVKHERDIVIVGTRQRGITANALFGSTGMKLLRKCPCAVWVSKPRAEQEATSILVADDLSPVSGLALELGISMAELRGTQLHVLHVLELGMGRPSWDSFEIRTRARAEAAKQLEAQLARVNTSGLRCPARIEIVVDAADSAIIREIAENHVGLLVMATVARGGIDGIITGNTAERLLPQIPCSVLAVKPHDFKCPIAVD; encoded by the coding sequence ATGAAACGATTCAAAAACATACTGGTGGGAGTCGATTTAGCAGATAAGGAGCAGATCGTTGCCAATGAGATGTCTAGTGCAACCAGTACCGCAATAGAAAATGGGTTGTGGCTCGCCAAGCACAATAACGCACAGTTGGTATTCTTTACTGCTCTTGAAATTCCTCATTACCTACGATTCGTTGCCGAAGAACGTGGGGATGTCGAGTCGTCGCTGAGCGGAGAGTATGAAGAGCGCTTGAACACACTTGTACAGCGGGCGAAGCGAGAAGGGATTAAAGCGAGTTACGTACTGACAGTAGGAAAGAGCTGGGTCGAACTGATTCGACAAGTTGTGAAACATGAGCGCGACATAGTGATCGTTGGCACGCGGCAACGAGGAATTACGGCAAACGCACTATTCGGCAGCACCGGTATGAAGTTGCTTCGCAAATGTCCCTGTGCTGTCTGGGTTAGTAAGCCGCGAGCTGAGCAGGAAGCAACGTCGATTCTTGTCGCAGATGACTTGTCGCCAGTCTCAGGTCTCGCTTTGGAGTTGGGCATATCGATGGCGGAATTACGAGGAACGCAGTTGCACGTGTTGCATGTGCTTGAGCTTGGCATGGGAAGACCTTCGTGGGACTCGTTCGAAATTCGTACACGAGCACGTGCCGAGGCAGCGAAGCAACTGGAAGCACAGCTTGCACGGGTTAATACCTCCGGGCTGCGGTGTCCAGCGAGAATCGAGATTGTCGTTGATGCTGCAGATTCAGCCATCATAAGGGAGATTGCTGAGAATCACGTAGGGCTGCTGGTGATGGCAACTGTGGCACGGGGTGGAATCGATGGAATTATCACTGGCAATACGGCGGAGCGATTGCTTCCTCAGATCCCCTGTTCGGTGTTAGCTGTGAAACCGCATGATTTCAAGTGTCCGATCGCAGTGGATTAG
- a CDS encoding universal stress protein → MFAAEGRRDVTVKRFRKILVVADRRHAGHPLVVKAAEIARHNDASLKIVDVAEEFPWTVRLTLKGHEQIREGFIEEKRQELAELAASMRKLGLNVESEVLLGKASVQVIREVIRSKYDLVIAVAKGSESVREGFFGSMAMRLLRKCPSAVLLADPDSSLNFKHVVGCVNTSLRDQQDIELNNAIFELASSISKYCDGRFSIVHAWSIYGERILMKRMLLENFNELTQNSSDQAKRLLDKFLQRHGSTARASNVHILKGETSTVISEFVHNQEVDLVVMGTVASSGIAGVIMGNTAEQILNCIHCSVLALKPSTFVSPIRVDD, encoded by the coding sequence GTGTTTGCTGCTGAGGGAAGAAGGGATGTCACCGTGAAAAGATTTAGGAAGATTTTAGTCGTGGCAGACAGGAGACATGCAGGCCATCCTCTTGTTGTGAAGGCTGCGGAAATCGCCAGACACAATGATGCTTCACTTAAGATCGTAGATGTTGCGGAAGAGTTTCCCTGGACAGTTCGCTTGACGCTTAAGGGACATGAGCAGATCCGAGAGGGATTTATCGAAGAGAAACGGCAAGAATTGGCAGAATTGGCTGCATCAATGCGAAAACTGGGGCTCAACGTTGAATCCGAAGTATTGCTCGGCAAAGCATCGGTCCAAGTGATTCGCGAGGTGATACGCTCGAAATACGACCTCGTTATTGCTGTAGCCAAGGGTAGCGAGAGCGTACGCGAGGGGTTTTTTGGTAGTATGGCAATGCGTCTTTTGCGGAAATGTCCGAGTGCTGTATTGCTTGCAGATCCTGACTCGTCACTGAATTTCAAGCACGTCGTAGGGTGCGTTAATACTTCACTGAGAGACCAGCAAGACATCGAACTAAATAACGCTATCTTTGAGTTAGCATCTTCGATTAGTAAGTATTGCGATGGACGTTTTTCGATCGTTCACGCATGGTCGATCTACGGAGAGCGAATCCTCATGAAGCGAATGCTGCTCGAGAACTTCAATGAACTGACACAAAACAGCAGCGACCAGGCCAAGAGGTTGCTCGACAAGTTTCTGCAGCGGCACGGTAGCACAGCCCGAGCCAGCAACGTCCATATACTCAAGGGCGAAACTTCTACTGTAATCTCAGAGTTTGTCCACAACCAAGAAGTCGATCTCGTTGTGATGGGCACGGTTGCGAGTTCTGGTATTGCGGGCGTAATAATGGGTAATACTGCTGAGCAGATTCTGAACTGTATCCATTGTTCAGTACTAGCATTGAAGCCTTCCACTTTTGTTAGCCCTATTCGTGTCGATGATTAA
- a CDS encoding tyrosine-type recombinase/integrase: MTTTPIDGNVEQMMANYASRAADATKILMKREIATVLAELRRKAARSKSTRMNLVIFRLAACGGLRASEIAQLQLGDVRLELPRPHLRIRASASKGGRPRMVPLWWDRGTFDDLVAWRDDRLARGAKKADPFVCSWRTDREKMVFSRHTLRKRFRTACKVLGPERLKTLTIHHGRHTFISHALAGGRTLAEVRDAAGHSNVSITSIYLHVAVEEEGLGSLFG, from the coding sequence ATGACCACTACCCCAATTGACGGTAATGTTGAGCAAATGATGGCAAACTATGCTAGCCGAGCAGCTGACGCGACAAAGATACTCATGAAGCGGGAGATCGCCACCGTGTTGGCCGAATTACGCCGTAAGGCGGCACGCTCCAAGAGTACTCGTATGAATCTCGTCATCTTCCGACTCGCCGCCTGTGGCGGCCTGCGGGCCTCTGAGATAGCCCAGTTGCAGCTGGGGGATGTGCGGTTGGAATTGCCCAGGCCCCACTTGCGGATTCGGGCCAGTGCGTCGAAGGGGGGGCGACCGCGGATGGTTCCGTTGTGGTGGGATCGGGGCACGTTTGATGATCTCGTGGCTTGGCGGGATGACCGGTTGGCAAGGGGTGCGAAGAAAGCTGATCCGTTCGTCTGTTCTTGGCGAACCGACCGGGAGAAAATGGTGTTCTCGCGACACACGCTTCGCAAACGGTTCCGCACCGCCTGCAAAGTACTCGGTCCGGAGCGGCTCAAGACACTCACCATCCACCATGGCCGCCACACGTTTATTAGCCATGCCTTGGCTGGGGGACGGACGTTGGCTGAGGTTCGCGATGCAGCCGGGCACTCGAATGTGAGTATCACGAGTATCTACTTGCACGTAGCGGTGGAGGAGGAGGGGCTGGGGAGTTTGTTTGGGTGA
- a CDS encoding terminase gpP N-terminus-related DNA-binding protein encodes MPAGLSKYLRINIRRQRVADLYLQGWTQQQIAVEVGVRQPTVSTDLKRIQMQWRESAVRDFDLAREVEIQKIDRVERESWAAWERSKKPSQTAITTDETHQRKTRRHVKNQNGDPRYLEQVNKCIASRRALLGLDAPSRMEIETDGTNPEQRRDRVVTILAALRDRRGTPDNGELSGDSEPRLLCTDSQPGTVEAGQAPRLPGPGDS; translated from the coding sequence ATGCCAGCCGGCCTCAGTAAATACCTACGTATCAACATTCGCCGTCAGAGAGTGGCGGATCTGTATTTGCAGGGCTGGACCCAGCAGCAGATCGCGGTAGAAGTCGGGGTCCGCCAACCCACAGTTTCTACGGACTTGAAGCGTATTCAAATGCAATGGCGTGAGTCCGCCGTCCGCGACTTCGACCTGGCCCGCGAGGTCGAGATCCAGAAGATTGATCGCGTCGAACGCGAGTCCTGGGCGGCGTGGGAGCGTTCTAAGAAACCCTCCCAGACTGCGATCACCACGGACGAGACCCACCAACGCAAGACCCGTCGTCATGTGAAAAACCAGAACGGGGATCCACGCTACCTGGAACAAGTCAACAAGTGCATTGCCAGTCGTCGGGCCCTGTTGGGCCTCGACGCTCCCTCACGGATGGAGATTGAAACTGATGGAACCAATCCTGAGCAGAGAAGAGATCGCGTCGTTACCATCCTTGCTGCCCTACGCGACCGAAGAGGAACTCCAGATAATGGAGAACTATCTGGCGACAGTGAGCCCCGGCTCCTTTGCACAGATAGTCAGCCAGGGACGGTGGAAGCCGGCCAAGCACCTCGCCTACCTGGACCAGGCGATAGTTGA
- a CDS encoding cation-transporting P-type ATPase — translation MEIPLETHLHQLPADEVVKLLDSDSKTGLELFEIQARQERFGPNAIPVRRGRGPLLTFLLQFHQPLIYILVAAGGITAALHEWIDAGVIFAVVLVNAIIGFLQESKAAKALEALAKMTVTEASVLRSGEVHKIPSVELVPGDIVVLQSGDKIPADLRLFRCRDLQVDESTLTGESVPVQKNPEPLPAVTPLAERCNLVYSSTLVTFGQGRGVVFATGGKTEVGRISEMVSTADIMQTPLTRKIARFSHLLLIVILVLAGITFGVGVLRGESAFDMFMAAVAFAVGAIPEGLPAAVTITLAIGVGRMARRRAIIRKLPAVETLGSTTTICSDKTGTLTVNQMTVREIYSAGRRYQVTGSGYDPDGHIKANADAGDAADNASVKECLQAGLLCNDSTLVQKEGRWSVNGDPTEGALLVSALKTGLDERQVAQQWPRLDSIPFESQHQYMATLHNRGAGSSRLVYVKGAVEVILSKCKSALDPRGHTVALDAAAIHADLEEMASEGLRVLAFAKGEMPAEATAIGHSDIANLTFLGLQGMIDPPRPEAIQAVRACHNAGIRVKMITGDHPVTARSIAKKLGLDGAASDAARSPLVMTSHDLAEKSDQELIDIADRVAVFARATPEQKLRIVRALQANGHVVAMTGDGVNDAPALKQADIGVAMGVGGTEVAKESADMILTDDNFATIEAAVEEGRGVFDNLTKFIVWTLPTNLGEGLVILAAVFAGVTLPLLPVQILWINMTTAVLLGLMLAFEPKELDIMRRPPRDPKTPILDGMLIVRICIVGLILLIGAFGSFEWALGQGFSDAAARTVAVNVFVMVELFYLFNCRSLTKSMFALGLFSNRWIAIGVTSMVALQLAFTYVPFMNHMFHSAPIGWDAWWRILLTGVAAYVIIGTEKWFRRLWTPHRNVRLADNP, via the coding sequence ATGGAGATTCCCTTAGAAACACATCTACACCAACTACCAGCAGATGAAGTGGTAAAGCTGCTGGACAGCGATTCGAAAACTGGGCTGGAACTGTTCGAGATCCAAGCTCGGCAGGAGCGGTTTGGACCCAACGCAATACCAGTGCGTCGCGGTCGTGGCCCTCTGCTCACGTTTCTGCTGCAGTTCCATCAACCCTTGATCTACATTTTGGTCGCGGCGGGAGGAATTACTGCCGCGCTGCATGAATGGATCGATGCGGGGGTGATCTTCGCCGTCGTTCTGGTCAACGCCATTATCGGTTTTCTACAGGAATCTAAGGCAGCTAAAGCATTGGAAGCCCTGGCGAAAATGACGGTCACCGAGGCAAGCGTCTTGCGAAGTGGCGAGGTACACAAGATTCCTTCCGTAGAGTTAGTTCCTGGCGATATTGTGGTACTGCAATCGGGCGATAAGATTCCGGCCGATCTTCGCCTGTTTCGCTGTCGCGACCTTCAGGTTGACGAATCGACTCTGACCGGCGAATCGGTTCCAGTTCAGAAGAATCCAGAGCCCCTGCCAGCAGTGACTCCATTGGCGGAAAGGTGCAACCTCGTGTATTCCTCAACACTGGTCACTTTCGGGCAAGGGCGAGGCGTCGTTTTTGCCACCGGCGGGAAAACCGAAGTGGGCCGAATCAGTGAAATGGTTTCGACCGCCGACATCATGCAGACGCCACTGACTCGCAAGATCGCCCGCTTCAGTCACCTGTTGCTCATCGTGATCTTGGTATTGGCGGGAATCACGTTTGGCGTCGGGGTCCTGCGAGGGGAATCGGCATTCGATATGTTCATGGCGGCGGTGGCGTTTGCCGTGGGCGCGATTCCGGAAGGTTTACCGGCTGCGGTCACAATTACCTTGGCTATCGGTGTGGGTCGAATGGCGCGACGGCGTGCGATCATCCGCAAGTTGCCGGCCGTCGAAACACTCGGCAGCACAACGACGATTTGTTCGGACAAGACAGGCACGTTGACCGTCAATCAGATGACCGTGCGAGAGATTTATTCCGCCGGACGACGGTACCAAGTTACCGGAAGCGGCTACGATCCCGACGGCCATATTAAGGCAAACGCCGATGCAGGTGATGCGGCCGATAATGCCTCTGTTAAAGAATGCTTACAGGCCGGCTTGCTCTGCAATGATTCGACGCTTGTGCAGAAGGAGGGCCGGTGGAGCGTCAATGGCGATCCCACGGAGGGCGCGCTTCTCGTGTCCGCACTGAAGACTGGACTCGACGAACGGCAAGTCGCTCAGCAATGGCCGCGGCTCGATTCGATTCCTTTCGAATCCCAACATCAATATATGGCGACATTGCACAATCGCGGAGCGGGTTCTTCGCGACTGGTTTACGTAAAGGGAGCGGTTGAGGTTATCTTGTCCAAATGCAAGTCAGCGCTCGATCCTCGTGGCCACACGGTTGCGCTTGATGCAGCCGCTATTCATGCAGACCTCGAAGAGATGGCCTCGGAGGGACTGCGAGTGCTGGCATTTGCGAAGGGAGAAATGCCTGCCGAAGCAACTGCGATCGGACATAGCGACATCGCTAATCTCACGTTCCTGGGTTTGCAAGGCATGATTGATCCACCGCGTCCGGAAGCAATCCAGGCGGTGCGCGCCTGTCACAATGCAGGTATCCGCGTCAAGATGATCACGGGTGACCATCCAGTAACCGCTCGCTCTATCGCCAAAAAGCTTGGTTTGGATGGAGCGGCATCAGACGCAGCACGGTCCCCTCTGGTGATGACCAGCCACGACCTGGCGGAGAAAAGTGATCAGGAGTTGATCGACATCGCTGACCGTGTCGCGGTGTTTGCACGTGCCACGCCAGAACAGAAACTCAGGATAGTCAGGGCGTTGCAAGCCAACGGACATGTAGTCGCCATGACCGGCGACGGCGTGAATGATGCACCAGCCCTAAAGCAGGCCGATATCGGCGTGGCGATGGGTGTCGGGGGCACGGAGGTTGCTAAAGAATCCGCCGACATGATCCTCACCGATGACAACTTCGCCACGATCGAGGCCGCGGTCGAAGAAGGGCGCGGCGTGTTCGACAACCTGACGAAGTTCATCGTCTGGACACTGCCTACGAATTTGGGAGAAGGGCTGGTGATCCTCGCGGCCGTTTTCGCCGGCGTGACCCTACCGTTGTTGCCCGTGCAGATTCTGTGGATCAATATGACGACGGCGGTTCTGCTGGGCTTGATGCTGGCATTCGAGCCGAAAGAGCTGGACATTATGCGCCGCCCGCCGCGAGATCCGAAGACACCGATCCTTGATGGTATGCTGATCGTGCGAATCTGCATCGTCGGTCTGATCCTCCTGATTGGGGCCTTCGGCTCATTTGAATGGGCTCTTGGACAAGGCTTCAGCGACGCGGCGGCCCGAACGGTCGCCGTCAATGTGTTTGTCATGGTGGAGCTTTTTTATCTCTTCAACTGCCGATCGCTAACCAAGTCGATGTTTGCACTGGGGCTTTTTTCTAACCGTTGGATCGCGATCGGCGTCACCAGCATGGTCGCACTACAACTTGCCTTTACCTACGTTCCGTTTATGAATCATATGTTTCATAGTGCTCCGATTGGGTGGGACGCCTGGTGGCGCATCTTGCTTACAGGCGTCGCCGCCTATGTGATTATCGGAACGGAGAAATGGTTTCGTCGGCTATGGACTCCGCACCGAAACGTGCGACTCGCTGATAATCCCTGA
- the terL gene encoding phage terminase large subunit, with protein sequence MENYLATVSPGSFAQIVSQGRWKPAKHLAYLDQAIVDAIDQAAEEKLDGLVVSMPPQHGKSMLCSHYLPAWYLGKFPDRRVILTSYEADFAASWGRKARDLLELHGSLFGVRVNRRSSAANRWDLEGREGGMTAAGVGGPITGKGAHLLIVDDPIKNDEEARSSTFREKQWQWWQSVATTRLRPGALMVVIQTRWHRDDLTGRILHQARETGDRWKVVKFPALAEEHDILGRAPGEALWPEVFTQERLEQVKATHTNYYWSSLYQQNPQAEGSAEWPDDFFSAEIWFNEWPATWDCKVVALDPSKGVESKFGDYSAFVMLMVSDGVLYVDADLAVRNTTIITETAVEIQLAFRPDWFGVEVNQFQELLASDLLRRGQERGIMMPIYTINNQVNKLVRIRRLTPYLSRRQIRFKGGSAGAKLLVEQLRDFPNGAHDDGPDALEMALRLARQLFHEISYPEPEYVRIVAV encoded by the coding sequence ATGGAGAACTATCTGGCGACAGTGAGCCCCGGCTCCTTTGCACAGATAGTCAGCCAGGGACGGTGGAAGCCGGCCAAGCACCTCGCCTACCTGGACCAGGCGATAGTTGATGCGATTGATCAGGCTGCCGAAGAAAAACTTGATGGCCTCGTCGTCTCGATGCCACCCCAGCATGGCAAGAGTATGCTCTGCAGCCACTACCTCCCTGCCTGGTACCTGGGGAAGTTCCCTGATCGGCGTGTCATTCTCACGAGCTACGAAGCCGACTTCGCGGCCAGCTGGGGACGAAAGGCTCGAGATCTCTTGGAGCTTCATGGCAGCCTGTTTGGCGTGCGAGTCAATCGTCGTTCCAGTGCCGCCAATCGCTGGGACCTCGAAGGTCGTGAAGGGGGCATGACGGCCGCCGGCGTAGGAGGACCCATCACCGGCAAAGGGGCCCATCTACTCATTGTCGATGATCCGATCAAGAACGACGAAGAGGCCCGCAGTTCCACCTTCCGGGAGAAACAGTGGCAGTGGTGGCAATCGGTGGCGACCACGCGGTTACGACCTGGCGCCCTGATGGTCGTCATTCAAACCCGTTGGCATCGTGACGATCTTACCGGCAGGATTCTCCACCAGGCCCGGGAGACGGGTGACCGCTGGAAGGTAGTAAAGTTCCCTGCCCTGGCCGAGGAACACGACATCCTCGGTAGAGCCCCCGGCGAAGCCCTCTGGCCCGAGGTGTTTACCCAGGAACGACTCGAGCAGGTGAAGGCGACCCATACCAATTACTACTGGTCATCGTTGTACCAGCAGAATCCCCAGGCCGAAGGAAGTGCCGAGTGGCCTGATGACTTCTTTAGCGCAGAAATCTGGTTCAACGAATGGCCAGCCACCTGGGACTGCAAAGTGGTGGCATTGGATCCCAGCAAAGGGGTCGAGTCCAAGTTCGGAGATTACTCTGCCTTCGTCATGCTGATGGTCAGCGACGGGGTTCTTTACGTGGATGCCGATCTGGCGGTACGTAATACCACGATCATTACTGAGACGGCGGTGGAGATTCAGTTGGCCTTCCGTCCCGATTGGTTCGGCGTAGAAGTGAACCAGTTTCAGGAACTCCTGGCCAGCGATTTACTGCGAAGAGGCCAGGAGCGAGGGATCATGATGCCCATCTATACGATCAACAACCAGGTCAACAAGCTGGTCCGGATTAGGCGTTTGACTCCGTATCTCAGCCGTCGCCAGATCCGTTTCAAAGGGGGTTCGGCCGGTGCCAAGTTGCTAGTGGAACAGTTGCGGGATTTTCCGAATGGAGCCCACGACGACGGCCCGGATGCCTTAGAGATGGCGTTGCGATTAGCTCGCCAATTGTTCCATGAAATCTCCTACCCCGAGCCCGAGTATGTGCGGATCGTGGCGGTCTAA
- a CDS encoding DNA polymerase: protein MLDTFREVWLCDFEFQADPGERPKVHCLVAHELLSGKRLRLWVDELGRNPPFSTGSDVLFVAYFASAELGCYLSLGWEMPQRLLDLFVEFRCLTNGLPLPSGNGLIGALVHFGLDSIAAATKTEMRDLAIRGGPFSDIEKLALLDYCETDVVALAQLIRVMADKIDWPRAVLRGRYMAAVAKMEHTGTPIDTDILGRLRSNWGKIKSELISRVDSKFGVFEGQTFKRDLFAKWLAENKIPWPRLPSGQLALDSDTFRSMSKMYPQVAPLHELRHTLGELRLESLSVGADGRNRTLLSPFSSRTGRNQPSNSKFIFGPSCWMRGLIKPTWGRAVAYVDWSQQEFAIAAKLSGDLAMMEAYSSGDPYLAFAKQAGAVPSDASKQSHPHQREQFKVCSLAVQYGMGEDSLAAKLGKPSVYGRELLRAHKETYPDFWSWSQSAVDQAMLNNRVWTVFGWELHIGAGETNPRSLANFPVQANGAEMLRLACCLATEIGIRVCAPVHDALLVEGAADEIRDVVVATQDAMREAGRIVLSGFELRTDAEIVAWPNRYMDPRGRALWDELTGILEDETLAVPRRVPPARLPGCPLRTDHPVQSY from the coding sequence ATGCTCGATACCTTCCGCGAAGTCTGGTTGTGCGATTTTGAATTCCAAGCCGATCCTGGGGAACGTCCCAAGGTGCATTGCCTGGTGGCGCATGAATTGTTGTCGGGGAAGCGGCTCCGCTTATGGGTGGATGAGCTGGGCCGCAACCCCCCATTTTCTACCGGGTCGGATGTATTGTTCGTCGCCTACTTTGCTTCCGCAGAGTTGGGCTGCTATTTGTCTCTGGGCTGGGAGATGCCTCAGAGACTTTTGGATCTCTTCGTTGAATTTCGTTGTCTCACCAATGGCCTACCGCTTCCAAGTGGAAATGGTTTGATAGGCGCCCTAGTCCACTTCGGTTTGGACAGTATCGCAGCCGCCACCAAGACGGAGATGCGAGACTTAGCTATCCGTGGTGGGCCATTTTCTGACATTGAGAAGTTGGCGCTCCTGGACTACTGCGAGACAGACGTTGTGGCCTTGGCTCAGTTGATACGGGTCATGGCCGACAAGATCGACTGGCCCCGCGCAGTGTTGCGTGGTCGCTACATGGCCGCCGTTGCCAAGATGGAGCACACCGGGACACCCATCGACACCGACATTCTAGGTCGCCTTCGCTCGAATTGGGGCAAGATTAAGAGTGAGTTGATCAGCCGAGTGGATTCCAAATTTGGGGTCTTCGAGGGCCAAACATTCAAGCGGGACTTGTTCGCCAAGTGGTTGGCTGAAAATAAAATCCCCTGGCCTCGCCTCCCTTCGGGCCAACTTGCTTTGGACAGCGACACTTTCCGCAGCATGTCCAAGATGTACCCTCAAGTAGCCCCCCTGCATGAGCTACGGCACACCCTTGGAGAGTTACGACTTGAATCACTCTCAGTTGGCGCTGACGGCAGGAATCGAACACTGCTGTCTCCTTTTAGTAGTCGGACAGGTCGCAACCAACCCAGCAATTCCAAATTTATCTTTGGCCCCTCCTGTTGGATGCGTGGTCTTATCAAGCCAACCTGGGGGAGAGCTGTTGCCTATGTCGATTGGTCTCAACAAGAGTTTGCCATTGCCGCAAAGTTGTCTGGTGATCTCGCCATGATGGAAGCGTACAGCTCTGGCGATCCCTACCTGGCCTTCGCAAAGCAGGCGGGAGCTGTGCCTTCCGATGCCTCAAAACAATCACACCCTCACCAGCGGGAGCAATTCAAGGTGTGCTCTCTCGCTGTGCAATACGGCATGGGGGAGGACTCACTGGCCGCGAAGTTGGGCAAGCCGTCCGTATATGGTCGTGAACTACTTCGCGCCCATAAGGAAACCTATCCCGATTTTTGGTCCTGGTCACAATCCGCAGTTGACCAAGCCATGCTGAACAATCGAGTCTGGACAGTGTTCGGGTGGGAGTTGCATATCGGTGCTGGTGAAACGAACCCGCGTAGCCTGGCTAACTTCCCCGTCCAAGCTAATGGGGCTGAGATGTTGCGCCTGGCCTGCTGCCTCGCCACGGAGATAGGCATTCGAGTTTGTGCTCCCGTTCATGATGCTTTGCTGGTGGAGGGAGCTGCTGACGAAATTCGCGACGTGGTTGTCGCCACACAAGATGCCATGAGGGAGGCAGGGAGGATCGTCCTCAGTGGGTTTGAGCTGCGAACCGATGCAGAGATTGTCGCTTGGCCGAATCGGTACATGGACCCCCGAGGACGCGCCCTATGGGATGAGCTGACGGGCATTTTGGAGGACGAGACCCTGGCCGTGCCGCGCAGGGTACCCCCTGCGCGCCTACCAGGGTGCCCCCTGCGCACCGACCACCCCGTGCAGTCTTATTAA
- a CDS encoding DNA modification methylase, with amino-acid sequence MKIQMCKLADIRPYHRNPRVNDEAVEAVAKSLREFGFRQPIVVDSDNVIVVGHTRWKAAKLLDLNEVPVHVAADLTTEQARAYRIADNQTATIADWDLDLLPTELLELQQADFDLDVLGFSQDELTKFMGDEAADGLTDPDEIPAPPDEAITQPGDLWVLGEHRLLCGDSSLHRAVDRLLDGATIQLANCDPPYNVKVEPRSNNAIAAGNSSHHQKFDLARHPEKSIPTQKKMRAKDRPLINDFVSDVEFDILLEAWFGNIARVLEPGRGFYIWGGYANCGNYPPVLEATGLYFSQAIIWDKQHPVLTRKDFMGAHEWCFYGWREGAAHQYFGPHNATDLWHVKKINPNAMVHLTEKPVELAVRAIQYSSRPGENVLDLFGGSGSTLIACEQTGRKAYLMELDPPYCDVIVQRWEQFTGKKAERVPAE; translated from the coding sequence ATGAAGATACAGATGTGCAAGCTGGCCGACATCCGGCCTTACCACCGCAACCCCCGAGTCAACGACGAAGCTGTCGAGGCCGTTGCCAAGAGCCTCCGCGAGTTTGGCTTCCGCCAGCCTATTGTGGTGGACAGCGACAATGTGATCGTCGTGGGTCACACGCGCTGGAAGGCTGCAAAATTACTCGACCTGAATGAAGTCCCCGTGCATGTTGCTGCTGATCTCACAACTGAGCAAGCCCGAGCCTACAGGATTGCAGACAACCAGACGGCCACCATCGCTGACTGGGATCTAGACTTGTTGCCGACGGAATTACTCGAATTGCAGCAAGCCGACTTCGATCTCGACGTGTTGGGTTTCTCCCAAGACGAACTCACCAAGTTCATGGGTGACGAAGCGGCCGACGGACTTACCGACCCGGATGAGATCCCAGCACCCCCTGATGAAGCGATCACTCAGCCCGGGGACCTGTGGGTCTTGGGGGAGCACCGTCTCTTATGTGGCGACAGTAGTCTTCACCGAGCCGTCGACCGATTGCTCGATGGTGCCACGATTCAACTTGCAAATTGTGATCCGCCGTACAACGTGAAGGTGGAACCCAGGAGTAACAACGCCATCGCCGCCGGCAACTCCAGCCACCATCAAAAATTTGACCTGGCCCGGCACCCCGAGAAATCTATACCCACACAGAAAAAAATGCGAGCCAAGGACCGGCCGTTGATTAATGATTTCGTCAGTGATGTGGAGTTCGACATCTTGCTCGAAGCTTGGTTCGGCAACATCGCAAGAGTTCTGGAACCTGGTCGTGGTTTCTACATCTGGGGAGGTTATGCCAACTGCGGCAATTACCCCCCGGTCCTTGAGGCGACGGGACTCTACTTCAGTCAAGCGATCATCTGGGACAAACAGCATCCGGTCTTAACCAGAAAAGACTTCATGGGTGCTCACGAATGGTGTTTCTATGGTTGGCGTGAAGGAGCAGCCCATCAATACTTCGGACCCCACAATGCAACCGACCTCTGGCACGTAAAGAAGATCAATCCCAACGCGATGGTGCATTTAACCGAGAAACCTGTCGAGCTAGCCGTCCGTGCGATCCAGTATTCCAGTCGTCCTGGTGAAAACGTTCTCGATCTATTTGGTGGCAGTGGCTCAACCTTGATTGCCTGCGAACAAACAGGTCGCAAGGCCTATCTCATGGAACTCGACCCTCCGTACTGTGATGTAATTGTGCAGCGGTGGGAGCAGTTCACGGGGAAGAAGGCGGAGCGGGTGCCCGCGGAGTGA